The Polyangiaceae bacterium genome includes a window with the following:
- a CDS encoding dienelactone hydrolase family protein, with protein MRRLGLVVLGWLALACGAEDAAVTKAAPGVSPPEAPGPYGIGVTSLEAESGGRTLPIEVWYPAKAGGDVAEYVLQAGALELARLASPMSALRDAPLDARGGPYPVVVFSHGNGGVRIQSVYLTEWLASHGFVVAAPDHVGNTFAEMLNPGLAIPAGEMARLRPEDVSKTLDALLAASDDADSLLHGVADASRVGVAGHSFGGFTTLRVVGATIDSDAVLADCAQNGGLICNGWDGGTMPASQRDPRFTVALAQAPGGAQAMFAGGRDGFADVAARTMIQGGTLDELTPYAEEHVKPYQSLPSPAWFLGVEGAGHFTFSDMCRLIDLVGLSVTEFEDGCGAQNLAWQEAHAVIQRVSTAFLQVELAGQDDFASELEPTEPLPEHVARLDAK; from the coding sequence ATGAGGCGTTTGGGGCTCGTTGTGCTGGGCTGGCTGGCGCTCGCCTGCGGAGCGGAGGACGCCGCGGTCACGAAGGCCGCGCCGGGAGTCTCGCCGCCGGAGGCACCTGGGCCGTACGGCATCGGCGTCACGAGTCTGGAGGCCGAGAGTGGCGGGCGAACGCTTCCCATCGAGGTGTGGTACCCGGCGAAGGCGGGAGGCGACGTGGCCGAGTACGTGCTCCAAGCGGGCGCGCTGGAGCTCGCGCGGCTCGCATCTCCGATGAGCGCGCTCAGGGATGCGCCGTTGGACGCTCGCGGTGGTCCGTATCCGGTAGTGGTGTTTTCCCACGGCAACGGTGGCGTGCGGATCCAGAGCGTGTACCTCACGGAGTGGCTCGCGAGCCACGGCTTCGTGGTCGCGGCGCCGGATCACGTCGGCAACACCTTTGCCGAGATGCTCAACCCGGGTCTCGCCATCCCGGCCGGGGAGATGGCGCGGCTTCGTCCCGAAGACGTGTCGAAGACGCTGGACGCCCTGCTCGCTGCGAGCGACGACGCGGACTCGTTGCTCCATGGTGTCGCGGACGCCAGCCGCGTGGGCGTGGCCGGCCACAGCTTTGGCGGCTTCACCACGCTGCGCGTGGTCGGCGCCACCATCGACTCCGACGCGGTGTTGGCGGACTGCGCCCAGAACGGCGGACTGATCTGCAATGGCTGGGACGGCGGCACGATGCCCGCGTCGCAGCGCGACCCGCGGTTCACCGTGGCCCTGGCGCAGGCGCCCGGTGGCGCGCAGGCCATGTTCGCGGGCGGGCGCGACGGCTTTGCCGACGTGGCGGCTCGCACGATGATCCAAGGCGGCACTTTGGACGAGCTCACGCCCTACGCCGAGGAGCACGTGAAGCCGTATCAGTCGCTGCCATCTCCGGCGTGGTTCCTGGGCGTCGAGGGAGCCGGCCATTTCACCTTCTCGGACATGTGTCGCCTCATCGATCTGGTCGGGCTCAGCGTGACGGAGTTCGAGGACGGCTGCGGCGCGCAGAACCTCGCCTGGCAAGAAGCGCACGCGGTGATCCAACGCGTCTCGACGGCGTTTCTTCAAGTGGAGCTGGCCGGTCAGGACGACTTCGCGAGCGAGCTCGAGCCCACGGAACCGCTGCCAGAGCACGTCGCCCGGCTGGACGCCAAGTGA
- a CDS encoding macro domain-containing protein, with the protein MPLPSLILADHWAPLTRAWSEAFAPFEAVHVHDGDFFALDADAMVSPANSFGIMDGGLDAAIRAELGGHVQTDVQARILERHHGELPVGAAEIVPTHHARWPFLVVAPTMRVPESVAHTLNAYLSFRAALLAVLRHNAANPAAQIRSMVVPGLGTGIGAMDARRCAAQMRIAFDHVSKPPRIPSFRMIHDLHQRLRSAL; encoded by the coding sequence ATGCCGCTACCGTCACTGATCCTCGCGGACCACTGGGCGCCACTGACGCGCGCCTGGTCCGAAGCTTTCGCGCCGTTCGAGGCGGTGCACGTCCACGACGGCGACTTCTTCGCCCTCGACGCGGACGCCATGGTCAGCCCTGCCAACAGCTTTGGGATCATGGACGGCGGTCTCGATGCGGCGATCCGTGCGGAGCTCGGTGGGCACGTACAGACGGACGTGCAAGCGCGCATCTTGGAGCGACACCATGGAGAGCTTCCCGTCGGTGCGGCCGAGATCGTGCCCACCCATCACGCCCGCTGGCCGTTCCTCGTCGTCGCTCCCACCATGCGCGTTCCCGAAAGCGTGGCACACACGTTGAACGCCTATCTCTCCTTTCGAGCGGCGCTCTTGGCGGTGCTTCGCCACAACGCTGCGAATCCAGCGGCGCAGATCCGCTCCATGGTGGTGCCCGGCCTGGGAACGGGCATCGGAGCCATGGACGCCCGCCGCTGCGCCGCGCAGATGCGCATCGCCTTCGATCACGTTTCCAAGCCGCCGCGGATCCCCAGCTTCAGGATGATCCACGACCTACACCAACGGCTGCGGTCGGCGTTGTGA